In Pseudomonas sp. MM213, a genomic segment contains:
- a CDS encoding sensor domain-containing diguanylate cyclase, with product MGNPSVKDRIEQLRHSVPLVTEQAGARIKVRSAVVLLVAVCLSMIVIVIWEAWSSRQYHLHDKEVAMSNLAQTLASQAQATIKQADTLLFTLVERLESDGFDPAGLPHLERLLSAQRSELSQLHGLFVYDETGRWIANSNGAALTDANNADREYFIFHRNHPDRGPHIGPSIKSRSSGEWIMTVSRRINHADGSFAGVALATIYLNHFLFLYDSIDMGRNGVINLIADDATIIVRRPFNEADIGTSLVNSPLFKQLLPSGSSGTATFKSMVDGVVRVVGFRRVEGYPLVVFAALDKEEVLAGWREESMLSAGIVTLLLGFVGVLGFRLINLMKQQNRIQNQLLDAQDKLLEVNRGLELLALEDALTGLSNRRQFDLFIHSEMGRARRSLSGLALLMIDVDHFKLFNDHYGHVAGDECLRNISAIITDNIKRPGDLAARYGGEEFAAVLPGTDYVGAFLVAEKIRRAVLQAGIPHREGAEGMVTVSIGVAAYDPASQAQPNDLVGAADKALYVAKASGRNMSVIAN from the coding sequence ATGGGTAACCCGTCTGTCAAAGACCGAATTGAACAATTGCGCCACAGCGTGCCTTTGGTCACCGAACAGGCCGGTGCCAGGATCAAGGTACGCTCCGCGGTGGTACTGCTTGTTGCAGTGTGCCTGTCCATGATTGTCATCGTGATCTGGGAAGCGTGGAGTTCGCGCCAGTACCATCTGCATGACAAGGAAGTGGCAATGTCCAACCTTGCGCAGACCCTGGCCTCGCAAGCGCAGGCGACGATCAAGCAGGCCGATACGCTGCTGTTTACGCTGGTGGAACGCCTCGAAAGCGACGGCTTCGACCCGGCCGGGCTGCCACATCTGGAGCGCTTGCTCAGCGCCCAGCGCAGTGAGTTGAGTCAGTTGCATGGCCTGTTCGTCTATGACGAAACGGGGCGCTGGATTGCCAATTCCAACGGCGCCGCCCTGACCGATGCCAACAATGCCGACCGTGAATATTTCATCTTCCATCGCAATCATCCCGACCGTGGGCCTCATATCGGCCCGTCGATCAAAAGCCGCTCCAGCGGCGAATGGATCATGACGGTGTCGCGCCGGATCAATCATGCCGATGGGAGTTTTGCCGGTGTGGCGCTGGCGACGATTTATCTCAATCATTTCCTGTTCCTGTACGACAGCATCGACATGGGCCGCAACGGCGTAATCAACCTGATCGCCGACGACGCCACCATCATCGTTCGCCGGCCGTTCAACGAAGCGGATATCGGCACCAGCCTCGTCAACAGCCCACTGTTCAAGCAGTTGTTGCCCTCGGGGAGTTCAGGGACGGCAACATTCAAATCCATGGTGGATGGCGTTGTGCGGGTGGTGGGGTTTCGCCGGGTCGAGGGGTATCCGCTGGTTGTTTTCGCCGCGCTCGACAAGGAGGAAGTCCTGGCCGGCTGGCGTGAGGAATCCATGCTCAGTGCTGGCATCGTTACGCTTTTGCTGGGTTTTGTCGGTGTACTGGGTTTTCGCCTGATCAATCTGATGAAGCAGCAGAACCGCATTCAGAACCAACTGCTGGACGCTCAGGACAAACTGCTCGAGGTCAATCGCGGCCTGGAATTGCTGGCCCTGGAAGACGCGCTGACGGGGCTGTCCAACCGGCGTCAGTTCGATCTGTTCATCCACTCGGAAATGGGTCGCGCCCGGCGCAGCCTGAGCGGCCTCGCGCTGCTGATGATCGATGTCGATCACTTCAAACTGTTCAACGACCACTACGGTCATGTGGCCGGCGACGAATGTTTGCGCAACATCAGCGCGATCATCACCGACAACATCAAGCGGCCCGGGGATCTGGCGGCGCGCTACGGCGGTGAAGAGTTTGCGGCGGTGCTGCCGGGGACTGACTATGTGGGGGCGTTTCTGGTGGCGGAAAAAATCCGTCGTGCGGTGTTGCAGGCCGGTATTCCACACCGTGAAGGCGCAGAAGGCATGGTGACGGTCAGTATCGGCGTCGCCGCTTACGATCCGGCATCACAGGCCCAGCCGAACGACCTCGTCGGCGCTGCGGACAAGGCGCTTTACGTGGCCAAGGCCAGCGGCAGGAACATGAGCGTCATTGCCAACTGA
- a CDS encoding LysR family transcriptional regulator gives MLSIEDLALLEAIRETGSLSRAAVHLGKAPSTVSYAARQLEERFDALLFDRRRYRLQLTPAGELLVNEAARLMQDVSRLTQRVQQVANGWESRLWIVTDELLEFETLIPVIHEFDALESGVPLRITQEVLKGVWEALREGRADLIIGATNEPPAIPSLRWMQLGEMEWVFAVSPKHPLAKAKEPISRATVTQHRAIVVADSSRVTEGSTYGVSGGQPVLAVPTMRAKILAQCDGLGVGWLPKHRVGSLLENGTLVEKQMADPREPNILYAGWRGDHDGRALGWWLEKLKQSYLATQLVQGSGGFV, from the coding sequence ATGTTGTCGATTGAAGACCTGGCGTTGCTGGAGGCCATTCGGGAAACCGGTAGCCTGTCGCGCGCGGCGGTGCACCTGGGCAAGGCGCCATCGACCGTGTCGTATGCGGCGCGGCAACTGGAAGAGCGTTTCGACGCCTTGCTCTTCGATCGCCGCCGTTACCGCTTGCAGCTCACCCCGGCCGGGGAATTGCTGGTGAACGAGGCGGCGCGGCTGATGCAGGACGTCTCGCGCCTGACCCAACGGGTGCAGCAAGTGGCCAATGGTTGGGAGAGTCGGCTGTGGATCGTCACCGACGAACTGCTGGAGTTCGAAACCCTGATCCCGGTGATTCACGAGTTCGATGCGCTGGAATCCGGCGTACCGTTGCGCATCACCCAGGAAGTGCTCAAAGGTGTCTGGGAAGCCCTGCGCGAAGGCCGTGCGGACCTGATCATCGGCGCCACCAACGAACCGCCGGCCATCCCTTCCTTGCGCTGGATGCAGTTGGGAGAAATGGAATGGGTGTTTGCAGTCTCACCGAAGCACCCGCTGGCCAAGGCCAAGGAACCGATCTCTCGGGCAACGGTGACGCAACACCGGGCGATTGTCGTGGCCGACTCGTCCAGAGTCACCGAAGGCAGCACTTATGGTGTCTCCGGCGGACAACCCGTGCTCGCCGTGCCGACCATGCGCGCCAAAATCCTCGCCCAGTGCGACGGCCTGGGCGTGGGGTGGCTGCCCAAACATCGGGTCGGCTCGTTACTGGAAAACGGCACGCTGGTCGAAAAACAGATGGCCGACCCGCGCGAGCCGAACATTCTGTATGCCGGCTGGCGTGGCGACCATGACGGTCGCGCCCTGGGTTGGTGGCTGGAAAAACTCAAGCAATCGTACCTGGCGACCCAACTGGTTCAGGGCAGCGGTGGGTTTGTTTGA
- a CDS encoding DUF2784 domain-containing protein has product MLYRIAADGLVLFHLLFILFVLLGGLLVLKWRHLAWWHLPAATWGVAVEVFHLTCPLTQWENLMRSAAGQTGYGGGFIEHYVWPVIYPAGLTPSIQLGLGGVVLVINVLVYVRVFRQRKSRRTSTLSNTTRSL; this is encoded by the coding sequence ATGCTTTACCGGATCGCCGCCGATGGGCTGGTGCTGTTTCACCTGCTGTTCATTCTGTTCGTGCTGCTTGGCGGGCTGCTGGTGCTGAAATGGCGCCACCTGGCCTGGTGGCACCTGCCGGCCGCAACGTGGGGAGTTGCGGTCGAAGTGTTCCACCTGACCTGCCCGCTGACACAGTGGGAAAACCTCATGCGCAGCGCAGCCGGGCAGACCGGCTATGGTGGTGGTTTCATCGAACATTATGTGTGGCCGGTGATTTACCCGGCCGGGTTGACCCCGAGTATCCAGCTGGGACTCGGCGGCGTGGTACTGGTGATCAACGTGTTGGTCTACGTTCGGGTGTTCAGGCAGCGCAAGTCACGCCGGACGTCCACCCTTTCAAATACCACACGATCCCTGTAG
- the dapA gene encoding 4-hydroxy-tetrahydrodipicolinate synthase: MSSFQGIWVPLVTPFQHGAIDFVGLRRLVSHLLDKGVDGLVVCGTTAEAAALSKHEQLAVLDAVLELVPADQVVMGLAGNNLAELLQLQSEILKRPLAGLLVPPPYYIRPSQAGLEAFFKTVADASTVPIILYDIPYRTGIAFEQATLLNIVAHERIVAIKDCGGNQANTLALLTSGKVDVLCGEDNQIFSALCLGAKGAIAASAHVHPELFVTLYQQIRDQRLAEGRATFFRLLPLIQSLFIEPNPAPVKTALALEGLIDDELRAPMQRSSEAMVLRLKAVLAGLGSKQ; this comes from the coding sequence ATGTCATCGTTTCAAGGTATCTGGGTTCCGCTCGTTACGCCGTTTCAACACGGTGCGATCGATTTCGTCGGGTTGCGCCGGCTCGTCAGCCATTTGCTGGACAAAGGCGTCGATGGCCTGGTGGTCTGCGGCACTACCGCTGAAGCGGCGGCACTGAGCAAACATGAACAACTGGCGGTGCTGGATGCCGTGCTTGAGTTAGTGCCTGCGGATCAGGTGGTCATGGGGCTGGCCGGTAACAACCTGGCGGAACTGCTGCAATTGCAGAGCGAAATCCTCAAGCGGCCACTGGCCGGGTTGCTGGTGCCGCCGCCGTACTACATTCGCCCGTCCCAGGCGGGCCTTGAAGCGTTTTTCAAAACGGTTGCCGATGCGTCCACTGTTCCGATCATTCTGTACGACATCCCGTATCGCACCGGCATCGCCTTCGAACAGGCGACGTTGCTCAACATTGTGGCCCACGAGCGAATCGTCGCGATCAAGGATTGCGGCGGCAATCAGGCCAACACCCTGGCGCTGCTGACCAGCGGCAAGGTCGACGTGTTGTGCGGCGAAGACAACCAGATATTCAGCGCCCTGTGCCTCGGCGCCAAAGGGGCGATTGCCGCCTCGGCGCATGTGCATCCGGAGTTGTTCGTGACGCTGTATCAACAGATCCGCGACCAGCGGTTGGCGGAAGGACGGGCGACGTTTTTCCGGTTGCTGCCGCTGATTCAAAGCCTGTTCATTGAACCCAATCCTGCCCCGGTGAAAACCGCACTGGCCCTTGAAGGCTTGATCGACGACGAACTGCGCGCTCCGATGCAACGCAGCAGTGAGGCCATGGTGCTGCGTCTGAAGGCCGTGCTCGCCGGGTTGGGCAGCAAACAATAG
- a CDS encoding AzlC family ABC transporter permease: protein MTHSLMPRSAFLRGAAAIMPLSLATAPWGLLAGSMAIEANLTPLQGQGLSSIVFAGAAQLVAIGMLKGGAGIFSILLTTLLLTSQHLLYGMSMRSVISPLPGRWRAGLGFLLTDELFALTSQHDKQQFNRWYALGVGLTFYIAWNLFTLAGIVLGSSIPGLEHLGLDFSIAATFIVLITPVVRNVPTVVCVAVSLFCSVLFSYWQWGSALVLSGLAGMTAGFICNKFYGGRT, encoded by the coding sequence ATGACTCACTCACTCATGCCGCGCAGCGCCTTTCTTCGCGGCGCTGCGGCGATCATGCCATTGTCCCTGGCGACCGCGCCGTGGGGATTGCTGGCCGGCTCCATGGCCATCGAAGCCAACCTCACGCCGCTGCAAGGCCAGGGGTTGTCGAGCATCGTGTTTGCCGGGGCGGCGCAATTGGTGGCCATCGGCATGCTCAAGGGCGGTGCCGGAATCTTTTCAATTCTGCTGACCACGTTATTGCTGACGTCGCAGCATTTGCTCTACGGCATGAGCATGCGCTCGGTGATTTCGCCGCTGCCCGGTCGCTGGCGTGCCGGGCTGGGCTTTTTGCTCACCGACGAGCTGTTCGCCTTGACCAGCCAGCATGACAAACAGCAATTCAACCGCTGGTATGCCCTGGGCGTCGGCCTGACGTTTTACATCGCCTGGAACCTCTTCACGCTGGCCGGCATTGTGTTGGGCAGCAGCATTCCCGGCCTGGAACATCTGGGCCTGGATTTCTCCATCGCCGCGACCTTCATTGTCCTGATCACCCCGGTGGTGCGCAACGTACCGACCGTGGTCTGCGTGGCGGTTTCGCTGTTTTGCTCGGTGTTGTTCAGTTACTGGCAGTGGGGCTCGGCGCTGGTGTTGTCGGGGTTGGCGGGCATGACGGCGGGCTTCATCTGCAACAAATTCTATGGTGGACGCACATGA
- a CDS encoding AzlD domain-containing protein: protein MVWAVIVGMGILVFLNRYVFLEPRLPLRLSSNARQFLGFAVPGMLTAICGPIVFMPDKQLNLQWDNPYLISSLVAVGLVLYTRNTLLSMLLSMGFFFLLRWWL, encoded by the coding sequence ATGGTCTGGGCGGTGATTGTCGGTATGGGGATTCTGGTGTTCCTCAACCGTTATGTATTTCTCGAGCCACGGCTGCCGCTGCGCCTGAGCAGCAACGCCCGGCAATTCCTCGGCTTTGCGGTGCCGGGCATGTTGACCGCCATCTGCGGCCCGATTGTGTTCATGCCGGATAAACAGCTGAACCTGCAATGGGACAACCCGTACCTGATCAGTTCGCTGGTGGCGGTGGGGCTGGTGCTGTACACCCGCAACACCTTGCTCAGCATGTTGTTGAGCATGGGGTTCTTCTTTTTGCTGCGCTGGTGGCTCTGA
- a CDS encoding DUF6555 family protein, whose product MSELIPYAVHYLFDGVRQHFFKMAVHFSDVEAIHSASAHAYPESGRKIAEHATLEAARIKAQQLGITQIRWNVSI is encoded by the coding sequence ATGAGTGAACTCATTCCCTATGCCGTGCATTACTTATTCGACGGTGTGCGACAGCACTTTTTCAAGATGGCTGTGCATTTTTCCGATGTCGAAGCGATTCATTCGGCGTCTGCGCATGCTTACCCTGAATCCGGCCGCAAGATCGCCGAACACGCCACCCTCGAAGCGGCACGCATTAAAGCGCAGCAATTGGGCATTACCCAGATTCGCTGGAACGTGTCGATCTGA